TTGTGAAGTATGAATTATCGTCACTGAAGCAGACGGGCTATAAACCTCGCATCGCCGATGATCGGGTGGGTTACTTTCTGAATGTGCAGGAGGATTTCACGTCCGATCATCCCAGTTCGCCGTATGTCCGCTACATTCACCGCTGGAATCTGGAGAAAGCCGACCCGGCGGCAAAACTGTCTCCTCCAAAACAACCCATCGTTTTCTGGCTCGAGAACAGCATCCCCGTCGAATACCGCGACTGGATGAAGGAAGGCGCGCTGCTTTGGAACAAGGCGTTTGAAAAAGTCGGGTTCAAGGATGCCGTCGTCGTGAAGCAAATGCCGGATGACGCCGACTGGGACCCGGCTGACACGCGTTACAACACGATTCGCTGGTTTGCCGGCGTGGACGCGTCGTTCGCCATCGGCCCGTCGCGCGCGAATCCGTTCACGGGCCAGATCTACGACGCCGACATCGGGTTCAGCGAGGGGATCATTCGCTCCGTCCGGCGGTCGGGAGAAGAATTTGTTGCGCCGGTGTTCCCGCCCTCCCAGCAACCACAGGTTCATCTGCCCGGCTGGTGGAACCACAACGGGGGCGGCTATTGTGATTACGCGGATGGTCTGGCGCAACAAGCCGCCTTTGGCCTCAACGTCCTCGAGACCCGCGGCGCGCTCTCGCCCGAGGTTGAAAAGAAGCTGATGCGGCAGTTCATCGTCGAGGTCACGGCCCACGAGGTCGGCCACACGCTGGGACTCCGCCACAATTTCCGGGGCAGCACCATTCTACCGCCGAACGAACTGAACGATGTTTCCAAAACCGAAAGCATCGGTCAGTCCGCTTCGGTCATGGACTACAATCCCATCATCATCGCCACGAAGGATGAAAAGCAGGGCGACTTTGTTCCCGTCACGCTCGGTCCATACGACTACTGGGCCATTGAATATGCCTATAAACCGATCGAGGGCGACGAACACGCGGAACTCGCCAGAATCGCCTCCCGCGATGCAGACCCCATGCTTCCCTATGCCACCGATGAGGACGCCCTCGGGACTTATTCACCCAGCGCCATCGACCCGCTCGACAATCAATTCGACGCATCGTCCGATCCTCTGGCATTTTTCCGGAAACGATTTGAAATCGTTCGCGAACTCTGGTCTTCCATGGAAACCAGGCTTGCCAGGCCGGGCGAGGGATATCAGGTGTTGCGCCGCTCGTTCGCCCGCGGGCTAAACGAGTACTATCGCGGGTTGCTGACTTCCTCAAAGTTTATCGGCGGTGTTTATCATCATCGCGACCATGTCGGCGACCCCAACGGACGGTTGCCTTACGAGCCGGTGCCCGCGGAAAAGCAACGCGAGGCGCTGGACCTGCTACGCAACTTTGCGTTCAAAGAGGACAACTTTCAGCTGCCACCGTCGCTGCTGAACAAACTCGCCATCGAACGTCTGCCTGCTCTCGGCGGAATCGACGGGCTGTCCGGCACGACCCGGATTGATTATCCCTGGCATGATTCGGTGCTGAACCTGCAACGCGCGGTATTGAACCGACTTTTTAACGCAGTCACGCTCGCGCGAATTCAGGACAACGCATTGCGGTTTGCTCCAAACGCCAAGCCGTTCAATATGGACGACCTGTTCGACGGGTTGGACAGCGCGGTCTGGTCGGAACTGGATGACGGCGCCGTAAAAATCTCCAGCCTCCGGCGCAACCTCCAGCGCGAACATCTAAAGCAACTCATCCGCCTCGCACTCCGTCCCGGGCAATCAACGGTCCCCGAGGACGCGACGACGCTCGCCCGCGCCAGCCTTAACAAGATACAGACCAAAATTCACGACGTTCTCAATGCGGCCAAGGTCACTGATCCGGTTTCCAACGCGCATTTACAGGAGACGGACGATCGCATCGCCACGGCGTTGCAGGCCCAGATGCAAAAGCCGGTCGAGTGATCAGCGGATCACCCGCACGCGGTGGTTTTCACTGTCGCCGATGAAGATCGTCCCATCGGCGTCCACAAAAATACCGTGAGGGCGCGACAGCCTGCAATTGAGCGGATCACCGTCCGTGCCGTCGCCGCGTTCGCCGGTCCCGGCGACCAATTCCACGATTTCTTTGCGGGTGTCGATGCGGCGGACGCTGTGGCTTTCGGTGTCCGTGAAATAAACGTTGCCATCCGGCGCAACGCTGATTCCTTTCGGCCCGGACAGGGTTGCTTCCCGTGCGGGACCGCCGTTGCCGGTGAACCCGCTTTTTCCTGTCCCGGCGATGCGACGGATCGTGCCTGCCTTCAAGTCGAGCTTGAAAATCGCGTTC
This sequence is a window from Candidatus Angelobacter sp.. Protein-coding genes within it:
- a CDS encoding zinc-dependent metalloprotease; protein product: VKYELSSLKQTGYKPRIADDRVGYFLNVQEDFTSDHPSSPYVRYIHRWNLEKADPAAKLSPPKQPIVFWLENSIPVEYRDWMKEGALLWNKAFEKVGFKDAVVVKQMPDDADWDPADTRYNTIRWFAGVDASFAIGPSRANPFTGQIYDADIGFSEGIIRSVRRSGEEFVAPVFPPSQQPQVHLPGWWNHNGGGYCDYADGLAQQAAFGLNVLETRGALSPEVEKKLMRQFIVEVTAHEVGHTLGLRHNFRGSTILPPNELNDVSKTESIGQSASVMDYNPIIIATKDEKQGDFVPVTLGPYDYWAIEYAYKPIEGDEHAELARIASRDADPMLPYATDEDALGTYSPSAIDPLDNQFDASSDPLAFFRKRFEIVRELWSSMETRLARPGEGYQVLRRSFARGLNEYYRGLLTSSKFIGGVYHHRDHVGDPNGRLPYEPVPAEKQREALDLLRNFAFKEDNFQLPPSLLNKLAIERLPALGGIDGLSGTTRIDYPWHDSVLNLQRAVLNRLFNAVTLARIQDNALRFAPNAKPFNMDDLFDGLDSAVWSELDDGAVKISSLRRNLQREHLKQLIRLALRPGQSTVPEDATTLARASLNKIQTKIHDVLNAAKVTDPVSNAHLQETDDRIATALQAQMQKPVE